The Bacillota bacterium genome has a window encoding:
- a CDS encoding methyl-accepting chemotaxis protein: protein MRFSIRLKLIASFVVVLVLMVVIGVVAIVSQRQMTQQYSVLVNNSLPAVVRMQQLRGQLIERGLYLRGLLLQKDDVYITKYQDTEKRARDTKAELDRLILTEASRKRFDLLVAQDDAYNAMAARVISMYQNGNYDGAFALATVEGPKFLTEIDKISTEWQAFLDEQNDLRIASTERASRTAYTVTIVVMIVAGIAALAISITVSNSISRPLHKLGTLADAVASGDLTVKPPVINSRDEIEDLNKSVKTMMDSLVTVIREVTGSSEQLASASEELSASSEQSATSVQQISQTVQQMAAGAQQQSASATETAAAAGQMGQAIQQVARGTQTQTEHVHRAVKLVERMQASLKESSDILAQVGGAAHESEEAAREGGNSVKRMTESISQVEAATRGVSAALDGLNGSAQEIGRVVEVIDDIADQTNLLALNAAIEAARAGEHGRGFAVVADEVRKLAERSLTETKAIKNQVDRVRQATAKVIEAMDVAARAVAESTGMASATTEALNNIGSKAEATQRLVSSVVSSGQALSAASEEVRQAIDEIVAVAEQNGAAAEEMAASIQEVQRAIDNVAAVSEENAASVEEVSASAEEVSASVQEMSASSEALAEMAQRLRQLVAEFKLA, encoded by the coding sequence ATGAGGTTCAGTATCCGTTTGAAGCTGATTGCATCTTTTGTTGTCGTGCTCGTGCTCATGGTAGTCATAGGGGTTGTCGCCATCGTCTCCCAGCGTCAGATGACCCAGCAGTACAGCGTTCTGGTGAACAACAGCCTGCCGGCGGTGGTGCGCATGCAGCAACTCAGGGGACAACTGATCGAGCGAGGGTTGTATCTAAGAGGCCTTCTACTGCAGAAAGATGACGTCTACATCACCAAGTACCAAGACACCGAGAAGCGCGCGCGTGACACCAAAGCAGAACTGGATAGACTCATTCTCACGGAGGCTTCCCGAAAGCGGTTCGATTTGCTGGTTGCACAGGATGATGCCTACAATGCTATGGCCGCCAGGGTAATAAGCATGTACCAGAATGGCAATTACGATGGAGCTTTCGCCCTGGCCACGGTGGAAGGTCCCAAGTTCCTGACCGAGATTGACAAGATCAGCACTGAGTGGCAGGCGTTCCTCGACGAACAGAACGACCTCCGCATCGCGTCGACCGAGAGGGCGAGTAGGACAGCGTACACGGTGACAATCGTGGTGATGATCGTCGCCGGCATCGCAGCGCTTGCCATCAGCATCACGGTCAGCAACAGCATTTCCCGTCCGCTTCACAAGCTGGGAACTCTCGCGGACGCCGTTGCGTCAGGTGACCTGACAGTCAAGCCGCCCGTCATCAACAGCCGAGACGAAATCGAAGACCTCAACAAGTCGGTGAAGACGATGATGGACAGCCTGGTCACCGTCATCCGAGAGGTGACCGGCTCATCCGAGCAGCTAGCCTCCGCAAGCGAGGAGCTTTCCGCGTCGTCGGAACAGTCCGCAACTTCGGTCCAACAGATATCCCAGACGGTCCAGCAGATGGCTGCCGGAGCTCAGCAGCAGAGCGCGAGTGCAACAGAGACTGCCGCCGCCGCGGGTCAGATGGGTCAAGCCATACAGCAGGTCGCGCGAGGGACACAGACCCAGACGGAGCATGTCCATCGAGCCGTCAAGCTCGTTGAGAGAATGCAGGCGTCCCTTAAGGAGTCCAGTGACATACTCGCCCAGGTTGGAGGCGCTGCCCACGAATCCGAGGAGGCCGCTCGGGAGGGCGGCAACTCGGTCAAGCGAATGACGGAGAGCATCTCACAGGTGGAGGCCGCCACCCGCGGTGTCTCGGCCGCCCTCGACGGGCTGAACGGCAGCGCCCAGGAGATCGGCCGGGTCGTTGAGGTGATCGACGACATAGCTGATCAGACCAACCTGCTTGCGTTGAATGCGGCGATAGAGGCGGCGAGAGCCGGCGAGCACGGCCGCGGGTTTGCGGTGGTCGCGGATGAAGTGAGGAAGCTCGCAGAACGGTCTCTCACCGAGACCAAGGCCATCAAGAACCAGGTGGATCGCGTTCGCCAGGCTACCGCGAAGGTGATTGAGGCTATGGACGTGGCCGCCCGGGCGGTCGCAGAGAGCACGGGGATGGCGTCCGCTACCACCGAGGCCTTGAACAACATCGGCAGCAAGGCAGAAGCAACACAGAGACTCGTCTCTTCAGTGGTGTCCTCTGGGCAGGCCCTGTCTGCAGCCAGCGAGGAAGTCCGCCAGGCCATAGATGAGATAGTCGCAGTAGCTGAGCAGAACGGGGCTGCAGCAGAGGAGATGGCTGCAAGCATCCAAGAGGTCCAGCGAGCCATCGACAACGTTGCGGCCGTGTCCGAGGAGAATGCCGCCTCTGTCGAGGAAGTCTCGGCCTCCGCTGAGGAGGTCAGCGCCTCGGTCCAGGAGATGTCCGCATCATCTGAGGCGTTGGCTGAGATGGCGCAGAGACTCCGGCAGTTGGTTGCCGAGTTCAAGCTGGCCTAG